ATGTTTAAACTTAAGAGAGGTTCATTCTTGCAATTGTTTGGTCCCAAAGTAATATTCAGAGGCATAATTGCTGGAATCATCAAAGGATTTGGAATTGGCAAAGAAATGGGGGATTTAAAACAAATGCCGGGTGTGTTTTTACTTTACAATGGAGAGATCAAAAAACAATTTGTTCACAGTTCAGCAGCAGACCGTCCAAATTATCTTGAAATGGCTACCTTTGAATAAATTGAATAAGCTCAAATCCTGTGTATATCAACTTCAATGAAATTCAATATTTACGCTTTACTTAAAGACCCAAAGAATCAAAAATTTCTCCTTTTTCTTCTCTTTTTTGCCATTATTCCTGCGCTTTTTTCCTCTTCATTCATCTATATTTTTCAGCTTTATTTGCCCGAGTTGACCCAGCCGGGATTTAAAAGCTACCTGCTGTTTTTTGGACTCACGGGAATAACCATGTCTTTTGCACTCACCCCTACCACTTTTATAGCCATTATTTCAGGTTATTTCTTTGGCTGGCCGGGCTTACCAGGAGTTATCATTTCTTATCTTGCAGCTTCATTAATAGGCTTGTGGTTTGGTGATGTGATCAACAAAACCGTTGTGGGCCAATATATTGCAAACAATGCATCGCTGAAGAAATTTTTTGATAAGCTCAAGGAACAGGAATTCCTCATGGTCTTCTTTGGACGGCTCTCACCCATACTTCCCTTTGCCATGATGAATTTTGCGTTTTCTTCTATTCGCCCCACTATAAGTACTTACCTTATCGCCAGTCTTGTAGGGATGTTTCCGCGAACTTTGATTTTCTTTGTAACCGGAATGCAGGCAGTTGAAATTTGGGGATTTGTGCGCAACCCAAATCTCGAAGGTTTTATGTCGCTGGTTCCACTGCTCCTGGTCATTGTTTCGAGTATTGGTATCATTTGGCTGTTGCGCAAAACTTATCGATCTATTTAACTTGGATTCTCTTTCACAAATAGCACTGGGCGCAGCCATGGGAGAACTGGCTACTGGGAGAAAAGCAGGCAACAAAGCCATGTTTTGGGGAGCTGTTGGCGGTACCATTCCCGATTTGGATGTTTTGGGCGCACCTTTTTTAGACCCTATTAGCAACCTGCTTTTTCACCGGGGTTTTACGCACAGCTTTTG
The sequence above is drawn from the Chitinophagales bacterium genome and encodes:
- a CDS encoding VTT domain-containing protein; the encoded protein is MKFNIYALLKDPKNQKFLLFLLFFAIIPALFSSSFIYIFQLYLPELTQPGFKSYLLFFGLTGITMSFALTPTTFIAIISGYFFGWPGLPGVIISYLAASLIGLWFGDVINKTVVGQYIANNASLKKFFDKLKEQEFLMVFFGRLSPILPFAMMNFAFSSIRPTISTYLIASLVGMFPRTLIFFVTGMQAVEIWGFVRNPNLEGFMSLVPLLLVIVSSIGIIWLLRKTYRSI